The Phycisphaerae bacterium genome includes a window with the following:
- the nusA gene encoding transcription termination/antitermination protein NusA has translation MNADLLRLVDSLARDKNIDKDLLIGDLEAAIETAIKKKYVGVEYVRVEIDKLNGAIKATADDREISMSELGRISAQTAKQVIIQRTREAERVSIFDEYVERKGQIITGTVARFEGGAMVVGLGRAEGFLPKSEQIPGEAHQPGERVRALILDVREVPHHVKIILSRSHPDFIRRLFELEVPEVAERIIEIKALAREAGYRTKVAVTSIDTKVDAVGACVGVRGSRIKNIVEELGGEKIDIVRWNESSQILIANALKPAEIQDTALCFELGRATVVVPDEQLSLAIGKRGQNVRLAARLTGWDIDILTPKEYNRGLDRLAATLRKVGGVEDMVAERISLMGLISVMDVEEVGPEPLVRELSITEELAAAIVATCTEEAKIARVELEAEKAEAAKAKEAAAAAAAAGETLPTFDAASAEPSGESAMDSSGESAAMPMSGSPEADTVESSSAPVEGAS, from the coding sequence ATGAACGCTGACTTGCTGCGGCTGGTGGATTCGCTGGCACGCGATAAAAACATCGACAAAGATCTGCTGATCGGCGACCTCGAGGCGGCCATTGAGACCGCCATTAAGAAGAAGTACGTCGGCGTGGAATATGTTCGCGTCGAAATCGACAAGTTGAACGGCGCGATCAAGGCGACGGCCGACGATCGCGAAATTTCAATGTCGGAGTTGGGCCGCATCTCCGCCCAAACCGCGAAACAGGTGATCATTCAGCGCACACGCGAAGCCGAGCGCGTCAGCATCTTCGACGAATACGTCGAGCGCAAGGGACAGATCATCACCGGCACGGTCGCACGCTTTGAAGGTGGCGCGATGGTCGTGGGCCTGGGTCGAGCCGAGGGATTCCTCCCCAAGAGCGAGCAGATTCCCGGCGAGGCGCACCAGCCTGGTGAGCGCGTCCGCGCGTTGATCCTGGACGTTCGCGAAGTGCCGCATCACGTGAAGATCATCCTGAGCCGCAGTCATCCTGACTTCATCCGGCGTCTGTTCGAACTGGAAGTGCCCGAGGTCGCCGAGCGAATCATCGAAATCAAGGCGCTGGCCCGAGAGGCCGGGTATCGCACGAAGGTGGCCGTCACGTCGATCGATACCAAAGTTGATGCGGTCGGAGCGTGCGTCGGCGTGCGTGGAAGCCGGATCAAGAACATCGTCGAGGAACTTGGCGGTGAGAAGATCGACATCGTTCGATGGAATGAGTCCTCGCAGATCCTGATCGCCAATGCGCTCAAGCCCGCCGAGATTCAGGATACGGCGCTGTGCTTCGAACTGGGCCGGGCGACAGTCGTCGTGCCCGATGAGCAGTTGTCACTGGCCATCGGAAAGCGTGGCCAGAACGTGCGGCTCGCGGCCCGCCTCACCGGCTGGGACATCGATATTCTGACTCCGAAGGAATACAATCGCGGTCTTGATCGTCTCGCGGCAACGCTCCGGAAAGTCGGCGGCGTGGAAGACATGGTGGCCGAGCGAATTTCCCTCATGGGTCTCATCAGCGTGATGGACGTCGAGGAAGTCGGTCCCGAACCGCTCGTTCGCGAGTTGAGCATCACGGAAGAGCTGGCAGCCGCAATCGTCGCGACCTGCACCGAAGAAGCAAAGATCGCCCGCGTCGAACTGGAAGCCGAGAAGGCCGAGGCGGCGAAAGCGAAGGAGGCCGCGGCGGCGGCGGCGGCGGCCGGCGAGACGCTGCCGACGTTCGATGCGGCGTCTGCCGAACCGTCCGGAGAGTCTGCGATGGATTCGTCCGGCGAATCGGCGGCAATGCCGATGAGCGGTTCGCCCGAGGCCGATACGGTCGAATCGTCGTCGGCTCCGGTCGAGGGTGCATCGTAA